The segment CGGTTCGTCGCCGGCCCGAAGAACGCGTCCAGGGTGCGCTCGTAGCGCCCGCCCAGAATCGTCAGCGACTGGTGATCGCCCGCACCAATCTTGCTCGCCGCCGGCAACGCGTTCGTGATGAAAGCCTTCGACTCGGGCACACCCACGTAGTCGAGGGAGAGGTATGCCGTGGACGAATCGTCGACAAAGATCGACGAGTAGCGCGAGGCCACCCGCGCCGCCTCCCGCGCCACGGCCTCCTTGGCCTGCGCTTCCTGATGAAGCCGGAAGACGAACGGCGTCTCCGAAATAGAGGACACCAGCAGGGAGATCGTGCCGCGGTGGCGCGCGATCATCTGGCGCGACTCGAGGGCCGCGAGGTCCCGGTAGAGCGTCATGACGGAGACGCCGAAGCTCTCGGCGAGGTCATCGACGCGCAGCGAGCCGTGGTCGATAATCAGCTCGACAATGCGAGCCTGCCTCTCCTCCTGCGACGCCTTCGCCATGATCGCCCCCGGCCTCAGCGCTGTCCCGCCACGTAGTCAACCACGGAGTGGATGTGATCCTGGTTGACCGCGTACTGCTCGACGTACTTGTCCGCGAAGAACTTGTACTCCTCGTGGCGATTCATGTTCGGTTCGACGCGCTCGCGCTCGTGAACCATGTGGTCCGCGGCGTCCTGCACCGAGTCGTACAGGCCCGCGCCGGCGGCGGCGAGGATGCACGAGCCGAGGGTGACGGCGTCGCCAACCTCCGTCAGCGTGATCGGCACGCCGGTGACGTCCGCGTGCATCTGGGTCCACTCGCGCGACTTGGTCGCACCGCCACAGGCGATGAACTCCTGAACCTCGAAACCGACGTCGCGAAGCTTGCGCAAGGATGCCTCGACGCCGTAGCACACCGCCTCCTGGATGGCCCGGTAGACGTGCTCGCGGGTGTGGGACAGCGACAGGCCGGTGAAGACGCCGCGCGCCTTCGCGTCCGACCACGGGGTGCGGTTGCCCTGGAAGTACTCGTTGATGATGAGGCCGTCGCAGCCGATCGGGATGTCCTTCGAGCGGGTGTTCATCACGTCGTAGGCGCCGATGCCGATCTCGGTGGCCGCCTTCTCAATGTCCTGGCAGAACTGGTCCTTGAACCACTTGAGCACCGATCCCGACGACGTCAGCGACATCTCCACCGTGTACTGTCCAGGCACGACGCCGTCCGTGTAACCGCCGAAGAAGCCCGGACCGGACAGCGGCTCCGTGGTCTGACCGGACATGACGTGGGAGGATCCCGTCACCAGCGACATCTTGCCCGGCTGGAGGGCGTTCAGCCCGATCTGGCCGTGCCAGGCGTCTCCGCCGCCCTGCGCCACCGGGGTGCCCGGGATGAGGCCGAGGGCTTCCGCCGCGCGCTTCGTCAGGCCGCCGATCGGGACGCCGAGATCCACCACCCGCTCCGGGAGCTTGTCGAAGACGTCGCCCGCGCCCGCCTGCTCGTACAGGTCCACCGGCCAGCCTCCGTTATCGCGATCGTAGTAGGCGCGGTGGGCTGCGGTATTGATGTTCTGGGTCCACTGCTCGGTGAGCTGGTAGGTCAGCCAGTCCGGGGCGTCAAGCAGCTTATATGCCCGCTTGTAGACGTCGGGCTCGTTCTCGCGCAGCCAGGCCGCCTTGAACGGGTACCACTCAGCCGTGGGAGGCAGGGTGCCGCCGCCCGTGTAGCGGGTGGCCGGGGAGGTCGAATCCGCCACGCGCGCCGCCTGCTCCGTAGCGCGCACGTCCATCCACATGATCGCGTTGCGGAGGGCCTCGCCGTTCTTATCCATCGGCACCACTGTCATCGTGGTGGCGTCATAGGAGATTCCGGCGATCTCGGGCGGCTCGATGCCGGCTCGGGCCATCACCCGGTGCGTGGAGGCAACCAGCGCCTGCCACCAATCCGCCGGGCTCTGCTCCGCCCAGCCGGGGCGCGGGTGGGTGGTGGTGTAGGGGGTGGCCGCGAAGGCAATCGGCGAGCCGACGGTGTCAAAGATACCGACTCGACACGACTCCGTCCCGAAATCGATGCCCATGAGGTAGGGCCCCAGGGTGTAGCGGTTGACTGCTGCTGTAGACATCTTCTCTTCCTTGCGTTTGTTAAAGTGGGTGCGCCGCTTCGGCGCATGCTATCTGTTGCGCGGGCTCGCCCGCGGGAGTGGGCCGGTTGCGACGTGCCCGGCGCCGGCGTCGTTGCCCGGCGCCGGCGGCGTCGTTAATCCTCGTCCGTGTCAGACCACCCCCACTGGGCGCGAATGTCATCGGGGATGAGGTGATCGATGCGATCCAGGACGAACGTGGGCTGATGGGCCGGATCGAGGGCCTCGGCCTCCTCGGCCGTGCTGTCCCCCGTCAGGAGCAACGCGGAGGCCATCCCCGTGTTGATCGCCATCCCGATGTCGGTGTGGAGGCGGTCGCCCACCATCAGGCAGTTCGCGGGGTCCACGTCCAAATCCCCGAGCGCCGCCTCGAGCATCGCCGGCTCCGGCTTGCCCATGTTTGCCCGGAGCTTCGTTCCCGTACAGGCCTCGATGGCCGCCACGATGGAGGCCGCGTCCGGCTCGCCGCGCCCGCCCGGGAACGGGCAGTAGCGATCCGGGTTCGTGGTGATGAGGAAGGCCCGCTTGTGGAACCAGATCGCATCGAAGGCGATCTGCAGCTTGCGGTACTCAAACGTGCGATCGTAGGAGGCAATCACAATGTCGATCTCCTCCGGGTTCTCGCTCATCTTGATGCCGGCCTCGCGGAGCGCCTTCTTCAGTGGCTCCTCGGAAATGGGGAAGACCGTCGCATCCGGATAGTGCGCCTTGAGCCAGCGGGTGGTGGTCACCACCGTGTTCGCGATCTCGCTCAGCGGTGCCGGAATCCCCAGCCGGCCCAGCTTCTCCACGTAGTCCTGGGGGTCCTTCGTGGGGTTGTTTGACAGGAAGCGCACCGGCTTGCCCAGCTCGCGTAAGCCCTCAATGAGTCGCTTCGCGCCCGGGAGCAGGTGGTCGCCGAGGTAGATGGTGCCGTCCTGGTCGAAGACGTAGGCGTCGTAGAGCTTGGTCGGAGAAGAGTATTCCATGTTATTCCCTATCTCTGGGTGGTCGGGGGTGGCTCCGGCGGCGAGGCCGGTGTGGCGGGCACGGTGCCCGAGTACGGGGCCGGGCGGAGGTCCGCGGTCGGATCCGAGTGCGCGGCCAGTCGGAGGTCCGCGGTCGGATCCGAGTGCGCGGCCAGCGCGAGCGGAGATCCCAGCTCAAGTCAAGAGCCGGGCGCGAACCGACGCTCGGCTCGCGTGAGGCGTGGCTCCCGCCCGGATTCCGGGCGGGAGCGCGGACTACATGGCGGCGACGGCCAGCAGGTGGATGACCGTGGTGCCGATCCAGATGGTGAAGGCCGGGGGATCAATGTGGGTGTCACCGTTCGAGCAGGTGGTGCGGGCGAGGAACTCGCCAAGCAGACCCGCAAGCAAACCGGCGATACCGCCGATGATGCAGGCGATCGCCAGCTGACCGGACGTCCACATAGTCGGATCCGACGTGCCCGCGATGACGGGCATGAAACGCATCGCCGCGATGGAGGCGAGGATCGTCATATGGTGGGTCACCGGCGTCGGTAGCCCACACGTGAGGAAGATCAGCGTCACGGCCGAGATCGCCCAGCCAAGCAACTGCGCATGGTTGGTGATCGCGCCGCCGGAGGTCGCGAAGAACATCTGAACCACTGCCAGCGTACCGAACGCGGCCAGCAGGCCGGACGTCAGGCCGTGGGCGGCGCTCACCGACCACTTCTCCTGATGGGCAACCCAGTGCTTGCCCTCGCCCACCTCTAGCAGGCCGATTCCGTTGACCTTGCCGAACAGGCCCGTCTT is part of the Trueperella abortisuis genome and harbors:
- a CDS encoding DeoR/GlpR family DNA-binding transcription regulator yields the protein MAKASQEERQARIVELIIDHGSLRVDDLAESFGVSVMTLYRDLAALESRQMIARHRGTISLLVSSISETPFVFRLHQEAQAKEAVAREAARVASRYSSIFVDDSSTAYLSLDYVGVPESKAFITNALPAASKIGAGDHQSLTILGGRYERTLDAFFGPATNRQMAELAFETAILGAASIKDGSIYHPFIDAALFKREVLARTEAPILAVTASKLSRVALHRLADLSEFAYMIIDDAVTDEELKHLQTLTNVIVAKKEGKDNV
- a CDS encoding FGGY-family carbohydrate kinase, encoding MSTAAVNRYTLGPYLMGIDFGTESCRVGIFDTVGSPIAFAATPYTTTHPRPGWAEQSPADWWQALVASTHRVMARAGIEPPEIAGISYDATTMTVVPMDKNGEALRNAIMWMDVRATEQAARVADSTSPATRYTGGGTLPPTAEWYPFKAAWLRENEPDVYKRAYKLLDAPDWLTYQLTEQWTQNINTAAHRAYYDRDNGGWPVDLYEQAGAGDVFDKLPERVVDLGVPIGGLTKRAAEALGLIPGTPVAQGGGDAWHGQIGLNALQPGKMSLVTGSSHVMSGQTTEPLSGPGFFGGYTDGVVPGQYTVEMSLTSSGSVLKWFKDQFCQDIEKAATEIGIGAYDVMNTRSKDIPIGCDGLIINEYFQGNRTPWSDAKARGVFTGLSLSHTREHVYRAIQEAVCYGVEASLRKLRDVGFEVQEFIACGGATKSREWTQMHADVTGVPITLTEVGDAVTLGSCILAAAGAGLYDSVQDAADHMVHERERVEPNMNRHEEYKFFADKYVEQYAVNQDHIHSVVDYVAGQR
- a CDS encoding HAD-IIA family hydrolase, with the protein product MEYSSPTKLYDAYVFDQDGTIYLGDHLLPGAKRLIEGLRELGKPVRFLSNNPTKDPQDYVEKLGRLGIPAPLSEIANTVVTTTRWLKAHYPDATVFPISEEPLKKALREAGIKMSENPEEIDIVIASYDRTFEYRKLQIAFDAIWFHKRAFLITTNPDRYCPFPGGRGEPDAASIVAAIEACTGTKLRANMGKPEPAMLEAALGDLDVDPANCLMVGDRLHTDIGMAINTGMASALLLTGDSTAEEAEALDPAHQPTFVLDRIDHLIPDDIRAQWGWSDTDED